tcaaTTGCATACATAACCTTTTAAACCACATTACTTGATAAATATGTGGATGGTTATCTCAACAATATAGTTCTATCTCATGGAACCTGCCTTATTTCTTTAATTCAATTAAATTATATTAGTGAGTTATAAAAGAGCCTTTGTTAAGTTTGTTCCAACAATGATTTCGTTTACAGGAAGTTGTTGGGCATTTGCGGCTATCACTGCAGTCGAGGGAATAAATGCAATCGTAACTGGACAACTAACAAGATTATCAGAACAACAACTTATGGATTGTGATACTAAATCAAATGCCTGTGATGGAGGTCTGAGGGAACCTGCCTTCAGATTCATCAAGGAGCATGGAGGCATAGCTACAGATGAGAGCTACCCATACACCGCTAAGAAAGGAACATGTGATGCATCCAAGGTACAAAACTAATTTTACAATTAATTAATTTCATCGATTATACCAACCAAATAAAGTATATACACATGTCTTAATTTGTTACATCTATTAATTAAACGTTAACTTTTTTATTGTTTTTAATTTCAATATAGTTTGGCCATCACTCGGTGACACTCTCAGGATCAGAGTGGCTAGATGGAACTGAAGAAGGTATTTACAAATCAGTTGCACACCAACCTGTATCTATTGGAATGGATGCTAGTAGCCAAGATTTTGTGTTGTATAAACAGGTATTACTAAGCTTTCCCTAGCTACTTCAATCACCCATTAAAGGCCCATTTTCAGAGAATTATATTGTTCATCCATTCATTTCAATGTgttcttttttctttctttcagGGAGTTTTCACCGGACCATGTGGTGTGAATACTAATCACGCTATGACGATTGTTGGATACGATGAGACACCAGAAGGAATGAAGTATTGGATAGTGAAGAACTCATGGAGTGAAGCTTGGGGAGAGAAAGGATACATACGCATGCAACGTGGAACTCCAACAAAAGAGGGATTATGTGGCATTAATAAGTATGGTGCAATTCCGCATAAGGATGCTAATACAAAAAATATAGAACTCTAATAAGTGTTTTGATGTGTTAAAttaggtaataaaatttatatagacTAAAAAATACTCAAATATTGACTAAAACACAAAATACAAACAATTGCACCCGATCTTGTAATAGTATATTAAGTTCAGGGTTATCGTTTCAAAGACAATATGACGTATGTAACTCAAGATCTAGCTAATGTGTAACTAAAACTAACAGAAAGGGGAATATAATATGGGGGTTTTTCTGTTTAAAGACCAGAATGTCCATAAAAGAATAAaagaattttaataataaaaagagTTAATTACACTGATGGTCCATGTGATCTTGGTTAAATTACGTCTCTAGTCcctaactcttaaaaattatatgcttCGTCCCTGTGGTTTTAAGTCCAAACGGAGGTGGTCCCTCTGATCTTGGTTAAATTACGTCGATAGTCcctaactcttaaaaattatatgcttCGTCCCTGTGATTTTAAGTTCAAACGGCGGTAGTCCTTTGTTAAACTTTCGTCAAACACGTGAAAACACGTGATGATCACATGATCACATAATATAAACTAATGCTAGGGATCATGGTCATTAGTTTTCCTGGCTCGCCACCTAAAAGGTAAACCTAAAAGAAGACTCGGTATACGGGTCACAACTGCAATTTTTTTTATACTTAATGTACATAGTACTAACATTCATGAGGTATATAAGTCCTCCTGACCACATTGTAATTAACAAAAGTGCAATAACAAACCTAACAGATATAATGAATGTAAGCAAATTAATGGACCAACATTTTAGAACGAAGTTAAATTATACTCCTTGGATTAGAAAATATTCCCTTGTTACATCAATTGAAACTGCCTGGGATTAGTAATAGTGACTAATCTGATAACTTGAATTGTATTTTGTAGAACACAAGTTAGTGGCTTGATAAAAGGCTTCTTAATGGTCAGGTCGGTCAGATGGTATCAGTCCAAAGagacatataatatataatataacattcATAATTAAACAAATAATCTACAGAAGTATAACACACTTCAGTGTAAACAGATAGAATATTCATGTTTCGAATGGAAAGAGCTTTTTAGTACTTCAAGTCTTTAGTTCTACAAAAATTTGGATATAAATCTCTTTTCTCCGTATCTAGGGCATATTTACTAATGCTAGATTACTAGGTCTTCAATTTTTGAGAAGATaatttaaaagaaataaaaaacaCATTTACTACAAGACCACATAGACCACCGCCGTTTGGACTTAAAACCACAGGGACGAAGCATATAATTTTCAAGAGTTAGGGACTAGCGGCGTAATTTAATCAAGACCATATGGACCACCGCCATTTGAACTTAAAACCACAGGGACgaagcatataatttttaaaagttagggactagcgacgtaatttaaccaagaACACATGGACCATAGTGTAATTAACTCTAataaaaataagttaaagtaataaACAAGCAAAATAAATAGGAGAAAATATCATAGTAAAACAGATATGCTTATCTAGGCGTTATTCATTTTAGATGTTGGATATTTAAAAAGAGTTAGGTTAATAAATTATCATGTGTGAATTCTCGGACTCCCTAAAAATTTCAGAAATAAGCCTAATAACTGACCACCTAAACAGTTGTACATGTACCAGTAGGCACAACTATCAGAAAGACAATCTAATTGCAATAGGAAAATTTCATCAACTAACTTAATGATCTAGAATGTGATGTCTTACGGTCACAGTCACCACTAATTATGTTGATTGGTCATCATATACAATGCACCCCCGCCTACTCTTTATTTAACTTAACTCGTCCTCTTTGCTAGAGTAGTCAACATTCAATCCCTAGTACTTGTCTAAGAATTTAAAAATCACATATTCAAAGCCTCAAGTTGTCAATTTAAGCTTCTCAACATAGTAACCAATTAAATTGGATAAATAACATTAAATCAAGAATCACTGTTTTATTTTGACATTAAATTATTGCATAAACAATTAAATCCTAAATTATAAATCAGTCAAACATCTTTAGTATCTAGCATGGATAAACATATTTAATCTAACTACAAATCATGTTCAAAACAATGAAAACAATCACAGAACAACAACAGTTCATAATGAAAAAGACAAGAATCAACCTAATAAAACTCTTGAATGGTCCTCCTTTGATTTTTGAATCCGTGATGTTAGAACGATATTAAGAGCCTTGAAAAGATCCCTAAAACTCCCAAAAATCATCTCCAAAATGGCTTAAATTTAAAAAATATGTTAATATAATATTTGTAGAATATTATGTAAACGCACGGGCTCAAATTtgtcaattaaatttaaaatagtTATTTGATACACTACTAAAAAACTGAGCATTACCGACGGCACAATCTGTCGGTAATCCATCTCAAACAGCCTTTTCCGACGGATTTCCGACAGATTCGAGCGGACCCTAAAATCGCCCTCGGTAATATTTACCGACGGATTTTGGGACAGCCCCTATTTTTAGCGACAGATTCTCGACGGCATTTGTTGCAACGGATTTCTTTCGGATTTGCGTTGAGTTTTACCGACAGATTTGGGACGGCTAATTTACCGACGGCCCCATGTACCGATGGATTTCCGACGGACGTTTGGGACGGATTAGTGACGGTATAGTTTACGACGGATTTGGGACATCCTTTTACCAATGGATTACCGACGGATTTTACCGACGGATTTTAGACGGCCCTCTAGGAAAGTTTCCGACGGAATTTCTGTCACCAATCTGTCGCTAATTTTATTATTTCATTTAGAGTTTTTTCCTAAAAATTGCATTTTCCAGGATCCTgcctattttattaaattttataagcTGCACATTAAATCAAAATTTCCTAAAAAGAAGTTCTTTCATTAAGCATCATAAATATCAAAGTAATTCACATTGCTTACCCAAAAACAAAGTAGGATACCTAAACAACTTAACGCTTACAAACAACAAAACCAAGTAGACAAATTCAAGGATTAGATAAGTATTTCAAGCATCGGGGTTTGGTAGACGCTTCAAAATTTCAGCCCACTTCTCATTCATTTCATTCATTTCTCTCCTAACTGCTTCCGTCGCAGCTTTACTATCCTCAACTTCCTTTCGAAGACGCTCCTCACGTTCTTCCATCTCGCTTCTTGTTTTCTCATGTTCTTCACGCATCTTCTCCATTGTTTCTTTCACTTTTTCTACCTGCAAAAAAGTAATACAAAGTTATAAATAAAAGATAAAACTACACTTTGATTGGTCAAGAAAGATGCACTTGAAGAAAAAAATGGATGATAATTGAACTAATATGAAAAATATGCAAACATTATGTGAATGTCATCATGGGTGACCCGCTCTGTAAAAATGTAAATATGACCATTACATCAAAAATTCCATAGGCAAAAAAGTTTTCATGCATAAAAATAGGACTAACATCTATCATTTATCAATATCTAATCTATTTATATCCTGTTCTGTGTACATCATTATCTATATATGTTCATCTATATTTGTTCATCATGAGTAAGGTTTGAGTTACAGTGGTTAATCTATCTGATGATGCATATAAATAGGACCACTTCTTATCCCTACATTACACCAAATATCAGCAAATGAAAGGAAAAAAACTAACAAAAGTGACACAAGTTACAGCACATTATCACAAGTTAGGAGCAGATTAACACTACTTAAAGGAGTAGATTAACACTACTTACAACAGCAAATTAACACAAGTTACAGCAGCAAATTAACACAAGTTACAGCAGCAAATTAACAGAACTTACAGCAAATCTGAATGCGAATAATTACAGTAGATTGGATGGCTATTTTAGTTGCAGCAGCGAGATTTTGTGAAGGAAAAAAAAACATAAGTTAAAGAGAAAGATACATACCTCTTCAAACCGAGTTTGAGCATACAAGTTCCCGCTATCAGCAGGTGTGCCCGTCAGTACGAAACTTGGATCAGAAGATGAACCAGAACAATATGCTCTCCCTTTCCTCCATACGCCAGTAGCCTTTTCCCACAACTCGTGATCATGCTTTGGGTGAGTGGAAACATCCGTGCCATATCTCTCAATCATATATTCTGATAGATGTtcctattatatataaatttgaacAAAATTATCATTAAACATTATCTTTTCATATAATCGTAAATATATACACAAAAAAATCTACAATTAGACAAAGAGAACTTACTACAGCCTCGCGTGCCCTATCATCTATCAAGGCATTAGATGAAGAGCTACCATCCCCCTCAACTATCGTCCCTTTTTTTGTATGTGATGCGATAAAATCTCCATTATAACAAACGTCCGTCCCAAATCTGTCGCTAATTACCGATGGATTAGGGAcggccatatatttatatattttttaaaattacgaTTTAGATGAAACGTATAGACATTCATTCATGATTGCATCTATATTAGTTAATAAACATTTTAAAAATACTAATTAGTGTGTAAATGCAAACACACGTACAAATTTACATATATTAGCTATCAACGATTATTGAACTTATATATGAATACACTATATCAAATGTATATATCCGACAAACGTATAGTATATTGATGAATATATGTTATATTTGATGGTAAAAGTGTATTCTAAGACATTCTGGTACTTATACGTGTTCACTCATGCTCGTAAACTTGATAAAATCTCAATTATAACAAACGTCCGTCCTAAATCCGTCGCTAATTACCGACGGATTAAGGAcggccatatatttatatattttttaaaaatacgATTTAGATGAAAACGTATAGACACTCATTCATGATTGCATCTATATTAGTTAATAAACATTTTAAAAATACTAATTAGTGTGTAAATGCAAACACAcgtacaaatatacatatattcgCTATCAACGATTATTGAAGTTATATATGAATACACTATATCAAATGTATATATCCGACAAACGTATAGTATACTGATGAATATATGTTATATTTGATGGTAAAAGTGTATTCTAAGACATTTTGGTAAGTTTTGCGTGTTCACTCGTGCTCGtaaactcgataaaatctcaatTTTAACAAACATCCGTCCCAAATCCATCGCTAATTACCGACGGATTAGGGAcggccatatatttatatattttataaaattacgATTTAGATGAAAACGTATAGACACTCATTCATGATTACATCTATATTAGTTAATAAACATTTTAAAAATACTAATTAGTGTATAAATGCAAACACACGTACGAGTATACATATATTCGCTATCAACCATTATTGAATTTATATATGAATACATTATATCAAATGTATATATCCGAAAAAACGTATAGTATATTGATGAATATATGTTATATTTGATGGTAAAAGTGTATTCTAAGACATTTTGGTACTTATACGTGTTCATTCGTGCTCGTAAACTCGATAGAATCTCAATTATAAAAAATCCATCACAAATCCGACCCTAATTGCCGACGGATTAGGGACAGATTTCTGGGCATAGCTAATCCGTCGGTAATCTGTCGCAAATGTTATATTTAGGGATAGATTACCGACAGATGATTTGTCGTAGTTAATCCGTCGCTAATCCGTCGCAATTGTAtgttaaatttattatttttgaATTCGTTGGAAAGTAGTCGAAAATCCGTCGGTATTTAGGGACGGATTTATATGCCGTCAAAAATCCGTAGCTAATTCCAGATTTTCTAGTAGTGATAATCCTTACAGATATTTTTATGTATGTCTGCTCTGTTTCATTTGAGATTGACATAATGAAATTAGTTTGTACTAAAAACATATGGAGCATACAATTAAAgatgggtaaaaaaaaaaaaaaaactttttaggggttcatgtttggtgttttatcgattatttgtcaattaaagttaaaataattcCAACAGACGGACTCATAATCTATgcgttagtattcaatactaatattttcgatacaaatgttatcagtaataaataactttttattgtaattgtattatacatttgataagtattaatattaacattatccactactaatttatacaaatgccgtgcaacgcacgggctcataaagtatgtatatgtataatatgaTATACTTGTTGATAAAGTTTTAGACGTTTTCATTATGTTTATCATCTACAGCTATTTTTATTGGAATGTGTTGTAATATTTTGAATTTTAATTGAAAGGTATATAAAATCTTTTTTTGCGAAAAACAAACTAAGAACATTAAACGATCGGGAAAACTTCATCCAAAAGATGAAGCCCCAATAACAAAATACATGTCGAAAACGTCCAAGTTCAACTTTACACGAACCGAATGAGAGCTCACAACCTACGTGTTTATTAATTACACACCTTACTATTATACGTGTTTCAAAATAATTGttgaatgcaaaaaaaaaaaaaataataataaataaataaaataaaataaaaaataaaaaaatattaaataatgaaTATCATTAAGCTTTCCAAATTACAAACTTATTATTCTTAATCATTCATTGTTAAAATAAATCGTTTGTTGTTTAGATCTTTTGTTTAGATGCGATCTTGGTTGGTTTTTAGTTCTTGTTTTAAGCTCGGTTGACTTTGGTTGTACGTTATTTGGGCTTCAAATTTTGTTGAAGTTTCCTCGTTTTAATGAAGTTTTCTGTTTTTTcgccaaacaaaaaaaaattcttaTCAAACTTACTTTCAATTTAAGAATAAAACCAACACTTTTCAAACTTGTTTTAAATTAAACTCCCTTCGTCTCATATTTATTATCCGACATTCATTCTTTAGTTGTTCCAAACTAATTGTCCACTATTATAGATAGACAAAACAAAAGAAATTAAATTCATTTATTCTCCAATCAATAAGATAGGTaaaaagtaacaaaaaaaaaattgttaagtaCAAAAAGGTTTTTTGTTTAGAAATAATTAAATTGGGACGAGGGAATATTGATAATTTGTATTTGTTTGTGACAACTTTATATGTAGCTAACAAACAAAAAATCAAAACAATTTTTTCAAGATCTAAACATGTAATctatataatttaaaattttaaacttagaATTTGTTGGAGCTCTTCAACTAAGAAGAGACTCTACAAAAATAGGCGTATGTCAATGAATGCAACGAGCACACGGTATTCTTTAGTAAAAGGCGAAAGAATAGTCCGCTTTGTGCTCATTACCTGGCTGCATGATTTTGGCTGAATCCAAATGGCTCTTTCTTATAACAAATACATAACACTCAGCTTCTACTTCCCAGCCAATGTGGGACACCAACTAAACTTAAAAACCCCTTTTACCTGTGttccaataataataattactccgcaTTTAATTTAGTTGTGCAAATTTTGTAtcattactagtgaaatgacccgtggaatcacgggttcgtttaaacgaaacagtttaatgatatgttttaggcatTAAGTGAacataaatgttaaagtcatttagtttaatgacccgtagaaccacagagtccgactaagaaactcgccaggtgaacattttatcaaacacctaaaatgcatattaaacaatccacatccaatcattttGTTAAATTTAAAAACCGGTTTGAAAAATATTTACGGGGATTCATGAACAGATAAAACCTTTGCACAGAAAACTCATGTCAAGGATTAGACAAAAATCGCAAGCTAAGAAATAGACAAAAAGATTAACAATTATAATATTAAGCATTAAGCATGTTGTATTTCCACAAACCAATTAACAAATGATTTATTGAACTGATAAAATCTCTGCAAAAAAAACGTCATAGATAATTTAAAATGACCAAACAATGATTACATAGATTGAAAATGTACGAACCTATTTTTTGGTAGACGAATAGTTACATTATTAAAATGAGACGGTACCAGAGAATTGATTCCCTTGAAGGATGATGATGACGTGAGCATGAAGAACTGCAACGAAAACGAATAAACACAACTTTCAGGGGATTTACTTGTGTATGTTTGAGAGAATTTTGATATAACGAAAAAAGTAGAAA
This genomic window from Rutidosis leptorrhynchoides isolate AG116_Rl617_1_P2 chromosome 2, CSIRO_AGI_Rlap_v1, whole genome shotgun sequence contains:
- the LOC139890373 gene encoding vignain-like, with the translated sequence MEFNKFILLLLSVFFILGVAESFEYDEKELESEDGMRALYSRWRSHHKVEGRRNIERFNVFRHNAQHVHETNKMNKPYKLNLNMFADYTVHEHASIYQSKTSHYLALQGPFKTNLNYTHKDATNLPKRIDWRERNAVTPVENQGGCGSCWAFAAITAVEGINAIVTGQLTRLSEQQLMDCDTKSNACDGGLREPAFRFIKEHGGIATDESYPYTAKKGTCDASKFGHHSVTLSGSEWLDGTEEGIYKSVAHQPVSIGMDASSQDFVLYKQGVFTGPCGVNTNHAMTIVGYDETPEGMKYWIVKNSWSEAWGEKGYIRMQRGTPTKEGLCGINKYGAIPHKDANTKNIEL